ACCAAACGAGGTGTTACTAGCATAAATGTAAGTATGTGCATGTGTGCATATAACAAACacttatttttttagaaattaagATATATACGAGCATCATTAATTATCGattataattgaattaattaaaagaatataatatttatttttatttataaaaataataaatataatttattagtaATAAAAGAATGATTACAAAGTAAATATGATTAATaagattataaaaataataattataaataatatatgattaataaaaatataattaatataaatttacttATTTCGTCAATTGTATTACTAAATTAAAAGTAAtcgaaataataataaaaaatcaaaaaaaatttataatcatTAGCTGAAAATTGAACTGAATCGAATCAaacttattttaaataaaataatcaaatttgATTAGTTTAGTAAAAttattcaattataattgaataatatatactcttaagtcaaattattttatctttttagTTTATTTAGCTATTTCTTTTGTTGCCTTACTTATTTATCTTCAACTTTGAAGTTTTAGTACTCCTCTttgaatagaatttttatttagtGAAACGAACGTGCATACATTGATTTTAGCCGTTTTATTTGGATGGGACTTTTTTTGGCTGCTCTACTTGTAGGTATTCTGAACCCTAAGATCTGCTTGGTTTGTAAGTGTTTTTCAGTGGTTTAAAGGGCTTCCCTCTTGGAAGGCATCTCAAAGGGCATTGGTGATTAGTCTTTAGCCACCGGTTTCCTTGTAAACTATATGGGAATGAGAGGCCCAAGCTTTGTCATTCCTTCGTCAATTTCACCGGCATCTCCATTGTTCCTAGTTTCTTCTCTCGTGTTGCAGTAGCCTATTTTCTGGGTTTGCTTGTTTTTTTGAGGGTGACAAATTCCCTGGGGAGCTCTACTTCTTTGGGGTGGTGTGGTGTTTGATCTGCGCTTGTCCTTTGTGGTGGCAGTCTGGCAGAGTTTTCTTGTTGGTGCTTCCCAGTGCTGTGAGCTGCTCTCTTTGGGTTTGGTGGTTGCTGGTTTCTGGTACGGTGGCAATGCTGCCGTCATTCTTTCAGTTGGACCGAGCATGTGATATTCTAAACAATTGATATTAGGTTTTAATTAGAGTGGGCTATGGGCTTTATTATTTGGGGTTTGATAGTTAAAGTTGCACTAGAAATTATGAATGTAATGGCCGTGGGCCTCGTATTGCCAGTGTTTATTTAATGAATTCCACCTttctttgttaaaaaaaaaatttatcaaatttcatTTTGGCTCATGAATTTGCATATAATTCAAATTTAATATTAGACTATTATCTTTATGAGATTTAGATTTAGAGAAATGTTAATGAAAATTTAATACTTGAACTCTAAGTTAAAACGAATTGCAAAATTGATGGAAATCCGGCTAATTAATTAACTACTCCATTGATGTTCTGAACTACAAGcagaaattaatatatatatatatatatatatatatatatatatatatatatatatatatataattaagtcttaaaaatgatTTTATAAGAGCGTGTCACctcatttaataaaaaaattttaaaaataatttatcatattaaatattatttttcatttaaatatttataaatttgaatttcaaattcTTATATCAgatgtaaaaataataattatctaaaattttatttgttacaatttctttaaaaaattttaaaatttctaagttTTTAATTTTAGATATTATAAAACTCAGCTCATTATATTatctctattttttttaaataatttttttattagactaaaaaatgttgaattattttataaaaattatatatataaacaactatttataaaatttaaaaatttattttttaaaacaatttttatatttaaagtataaaaattttaataatgatattcATAGTGTTgcatatatgtatttttttttatcattttattggtatatgttaattaatttaaaaaatattctattaattaacttatttatttattattatctaaaataaaattataattaattaaaatttattcattaacataattttataatataattataaaaatataaaaatatttattaatttgtattattaaaataaataataataaataattcgaGTCCTAATAAGCATAATGTTTATAATGGAACAGAGAAGAACGAGAATAATTTCTTTGTATGCAATTCAAATTCAATGCTAATAAGCATAATATTTATAATGGAACAGAGAAGAAATAAAACATAGGAAGAGAGAGGGGAAAACCAGCAGGGAAGGGAACCCAAGCCAATAGACTCACCCATGTACACCCATCTATAGAACTACCAATCCCTGCTGATGAAATCACAGAGAGAGAAACGATGCAAAAACAGTTTAAAATAGAACAATGAAAACCCTTAGTTAAAATGACAGCAATGAAATCATCTTGCCTCCTAGAGCCCCATTTTGCCAAATGGTTTGCCAAACAATTCGCTTCCTATGAACGAACGAAACATTCGGCAGTATAGCAGTCAAGTTTAGTGCtgcatttattaaattattaaacctCCAAGGACTCGATTCCAAATTCCCATAATCTAGCTAGTATAGGGCAAAGCCATTTTATTATCGTTGTTGAATATTGGTTCCAAACATGGTCGGGTTGCTTAGAACTAATCATAACCAGGAGGAAACACTGGCGGTTTGGCCTCATTAGGATTCATGGGAGCAAAAGGATTGATCATTTGGGCCTGATGatgagcagcagcagcagcagcagcagaagAAGAAGCTCCACTAGAAGTCTTGTCCTTGAGCTTGTTGATCAAGTTCATTTGAATATCCTCGCAAGCAGCTTCCATTTGTATCATTTCTTGCACGTTCAGCTCTTCAATTGGAGTATCCCACCACCCTTTTCTCTCTATCCCTCTCAATCTCTGCTTCAGCTGTTTTCCTTTCTCCTTCACTGCATCCAATTGACGGATAAGTTCATTGTGCTGTTGGTTTAGTTCCTCGATCCTTATCTGCCTGTGGGCTTCCACAAGGGGATGGGTGGTGCTCTCTGCGTTTGCCTCAGGTTCCTTGCCAAGAAACTTATCAGCAACAGCGTCCACAGAAGGATGAGCAAAAGAAAATGGCTTACCAGCAGGCGAAAACACCACAAAAGCCAGTTCTGCACCTGTAAGAGTGATGAGTTCACTAGCTTTCTTGTAGATCCCTGACCTACGCTTGGAGAAAGTGATAAGCCTATCGTCTTCGTTTTCAATTTTCTTCATCTCTATTTTTTGCCTGCCTTTTGTTTTCTTGCCTTGATGATCAGCTGCCATTGACAAAAGCTCAAGCACATAACAAAGGAAGAAACTAAACATTTATTGATGCTTTCTATGGCTTGGATTGAGGTTTGCATATATAGGAAGAGAAGCTCAAGTAAATTAAATGGTGCAAGTGCAAGGTCATGAAGCAATCATTTTAGGTTGTCCTCTTTCCATATTATACACTATTAATTTATAACAAACAAATGCTTTACGTTTATATATCCTAAAAAAACAATAAATTCATTACGTTGGCACCTTCAATTTCAGTTCACCAATTCATCCAAAAAAATAGCAGAGCTTCTTATTATGTCAACTATAGCTAAAACTTGTATTCTTCTGTGTCATACTGAGATGACAAAGGTTCATGTAACAGCAATTTAATTTTGACAAGAGATTGAGGGGGAGAGACAAAATGTGAAAACAAGAATTTAtgtaagaaaaagaaaaagaaatagccCTGATTGGGTAAAGTGATAAAAGAGATTCATTCAGTCTGAAAGATTTTAGTGTCGTGGTATATCTATATCTAAGTATTTTAGGCATGATGTATTCATAAACAGGAGAGGCTAATTGACCTCTCATATATTTTGAAAtttctcccatatatatatatatatatatttatcagacgctcttaaatttaaatattgaattctACTGTTTTTCAATAATGTATTTTTATAATGAGAGATTCATTGattcatatttttattaaaaaatttattatatataattatttaaatcgactcttaataaatttatttattatatttttttaataaaattaaaattagacatataataatatttttttatttctaatctcacaagGCAATTTAATGGGAGAAGTGAATGGATTCCAATTCCATCACTCTGTAATATGACCAAttacataataaaaaaatttgttaTACATCTTGAAAGTGTGTAACTACAAagcaataaaataaatatataaaacacCAATATTTATATAGTTCACTCCAAATAGGTTTACATCCATAAATATATCATCTTTTATTATAATCAAATAAAGTTATCAATTACAAATTTCAAATTATACAACGAATCATCTCAATTATACCTAAAAGATAACTCACTACAAATTGGCTTATAATAAATATGCTAATTAGTTTCTCTTATTATCCTTTAGacataactcaatatatttactattttaattgCTTTATACAACATAAAtagtgtcttcaactatatggaTAATAGTTCATTCCTTTTGGACTATGTTATTCTTCACCTTAAACTGAAACCTCTCTCCCTCTATGAAATTATAAACCTTGGGCTGAAACCTCTCTCTTTCCATGTGACTACAATAGACAAGTGCCACTCTCCTTAATGGGCAAAACCCTTTTTCTCACAATAGGTGAAAGTAATTTCTCCCTACTGGATAAAGCCCTTTCCTGCAATGAGCAAAAGCCTTTATCcatggataaaaaaaaaaaaaatctttctacaattctcttatttataatattaattcttTCGGTTTTAATTTAACTAGGAATAttacttaatttataaataatattaaaataagagttttacataatataaaaaataatattccacttattaataaatatttatttccctcaaataaagaaaaaatatctcttcaaatttcaccataattttgaatcataattctaataaaaataataaattaatgatattactctctatttattatattttatacaaGTTGACccataaaaaaatgattttttttggaTATGCAACTAAACTTAAGCTTTGACTCCAACACATATAGGTGCTGTGGGAATACTTTCGAATGTGTATGGTTATAAAAGACACAATTATCCCTACTCTACATGTAATTAGTATCTATAcatctatttttcttttttaatactaTATAAGCTCCAAAAGCCTACCTTTAAACATTTATCTATTTAGATTAAATTTGGAGTTCTAATTGACCTTTTTGGAGGTCTTTGCTAAAATCCATATATctcaatatttaaattatacttaaactctataattatttatattctgTAATTGTTTGAAATATTCTAATTATActatgaaatttaattaatttaaaatttaaatgtttGAAATAAAAAACTATTTTTATTTAATCATTTTGTATATATAAGTTGAAAATGCATGTTAATTAATATGAcaccatgaaaaaaaaaattataatctaTTTGAGGCTTAAATGTGTGAAAAGTTTGGTCTTGTTTCTGTATTAAGCTTTTTAATAAGAAATTATTAGGCTTCTCACATTTACATTGAGTTAATATGAGCCATTAATTTTAGGTTGAGATTCCTAATTAACCGTTGAATCAAGGTCTAAAGTTTCTGAAAAGCTTTAGACTCCTATAAATTAATATCCTCGTTTCATCAATTTCAACTCAtctcatgtaacacccctgattttttatatattattattgggcttcgtgtaggtatcatcaatttgcggaaattcgacagttgtccggatatgtgaatttccggccagacagaccagctaccggaaaagtctccgaattgaatcgaggttttggctaccccaccattgtcaggcatcccgagcgcgttcccgaagtcggaatcggcaaaggtaaacccgaaccttgttttttcgtaattttctagtgcttaaataggattaaaaatccataaaatattcgtggtagcttagaaaattacaattctttttgtaatagcttagtaatatttctaaggaccgcggggcagagttttataatttttagagcttatttgagcagtttttgcaaaaatgatcaattataaggactaaattgaaattttacatattgtgatgaatgattgatttgatgggcccaagaggggctgtgtgatgtgattgagttgtggatatatggattgtggatatagaagtgtgttttgagcccttttgcaggttgggtaggtcctaggtataggggagactctgccggattttcggcacgacttaggacgtattgggtattttcttgatttgtattgggtcatttatattaaataattgtaatataattgtcaggtgagccgggacagccttcttcctccgcccagccgccacagtgattgctgtcaagtctgtgagtaaaatattaattttaattgtaatttcgatattattatatgttcaagcatgcccatgcatcacttatatgcaaatatttatgtagttaaactctaggcacgatttatgttgcattcataatcatagcgtgccatggatgttgttgtggtaatttggagcagtgtgcgtgcgttggcgtgcgtgtgatgtggtgtggactatggataggacgggtagacacggcttgagatcttcgctgggactcggtccttcggggtagacacggcttgagttcttcgctgggaccccgatttggttattaagtggaagtccgagctgagttcttcacggcactgtgttggatttaagagagtcgtatagggatcggctcccatatattatgattgatgttacaggtgcgtgagtgcttcaaattaccttttgttgttatgatgtgaaaatatggttctttgttgcatttcactccacaagttgcattagttctagatagttatagagattatggttaaaattgatattttactctctgagtcgaacgctcactcctgttcaatattttttctcaggctacaggaggattttattgtggttaatctgcttttctccttcgcaggttgtttatcaatagttttgtaattttatttactcctagaattttcacatgtgttagaaatatttaaatgattcgggtctgtaatataaattgtcatgtggactcagaaattatatgcatgtttgatggattggatgagggagctgagctcccatttatttttatgccgatatgagtatgtggagggtgagctgagctccccaattgatgatatattttgtttacaggtcgggtgagtcaaaaactccccgttgaaaggttcactttatggccggactctgtctggttggtttcttgaaattgggcccaaatgggcctt
The Hevea brasiliensis isolate MT/VB/25A 57/8 chromosome 15, ASM3005281v1, whole genome shotgun sequence genome window above contains:
- the LOC110661867 gene encoding agamous-like MADS-box protein AGL62; translated protein: MAADHQGKKTKGRQKIEMKKIENEDDRLITFSKRRSGIYKKASELITLTGAELAFVVFSPAGKPFSFAHPSVDAVADKFLGKEPEANAESTTHPLVEAHRQIRIEELNQQHNELIRQLDAVKEKGKQLKQRLRGIERKGWWDTPIEELNVQEMIQMEAACEDIQMNLINKLKDKTSSGASSSAAAAAAAHHQAQMINPFAPMNPNEAKPPVFPPGYD